A genome region from Erigeron canadensis isolate Cc75 chromosome 3, C_canadensis_v1, whole genome shotgun sequence includes the following:
- the LOC122591221 gene encoding chromo domain protein LHP1-like isoform X2: MKGGPRRKTDQPQLHRVRSDVVSSESEQNREQQMNDAIDHRYEDEEEEDDDDDDDDEYDEDYEDQFNENEDDDEQGGRPKLAEGYYEIETVRKKRSRKGQVQYLIKWRGWPETSNTWEPVENLISCSDIIDAFEERMKSTKQKSSKKHKRKSGVALQPPPAKKKKQQPQQQQQQPPGSPPANYDVPAIKLRLLDEPLSRSSGNDPSCSKWTESSARGVRNVRKAKHVNENGSLSVSRQIDDMNEANELNVTLSELKGTASTDKENTYKPDVHIQEDQPGGVGPSNGISNVNGQNSVWVSRNCGSKRRKSSSVKRFTQDTNPVFTNDVHDAIEKIASANVGVVERGIQKLDQVGNYVGSVNVVDTTRSMYAITKIIKPIEYSISKLNDMQEILVTFLVLRSDGKEVMVDNRYLKANYPYL, translated from the exons ATGAAAGGCGGACCTAGAAGAAAGACCGATCAACCACAACTGCATCGTGTTCGCAGCGACGTCGTTTCGTCCGAGTCTGAACAGAACCGTGAGCAGCAGATGAATGACGCCATCGATCATCGGTATGAggacgaagaagaagaagatgatgatgatgacgatgatgatgaatatgatgaagattatgaagatcagtttaatgaaaatgaagatgatgatgaacaaGGAGGAAGACCTAAGTTAGCTGAAGGTTATTACGAGATTGAGACCGTTCGCAAGAAAAGAAGCCGCAAG GGGCAAGTCCAGTATCTTATTAAATG GCGTGGATGGCCAGAGACATCCAACACGTGGGAGCCAGTCGAGAATTTAATCTCTTGTTCGGATATTATTGACGCATTTGAAGAAAG AATGAAGTCCACGAAACAAAAATCGAGCAAGAAACATAAACGCAAGAGTGGGGTTGCCCTTCAACCACCACCAGcaaagaagaagaagcagcaGCCACAACAACAGCAGCAACAGCCACCTGGTTCTCCACCTGCTAACTATGATGTACCCGCTATCAAGCTTAGACTCCTTGACGAACCTTTGTCACGTTCATCTGGCAATGATCCCAGCTGTAGTAAATGGACAGAAAGCAGTGCTAGAGGCGTGAGGAATGTTAGAAAGGCCAaacatgtgaatgaaaatggATCATTATCGGTCTCTAGGCAGATCGATGATATGAACGAGGCAAATGAATTGAATGTGACGCTAAGTGAACTGAAAGGTACAGCTTCAACAGATAAGGAAAACACATATAAACCTGATGTACATATTCAAGAGGATCAACCGGGTGGAGTTGGTCCTTCAAATGGGATCTCAAATGTGAATGGACAAAATTCTGTTTGGGTTAGTCGCAATTGTGGATCTAAGAGGAGGAAATCTAGTTCTGTCAAGCGGTTCACGCAAGATACGAACCCTGTCTTCACTAATGATGTGCATGATGCAATAGAAAAAATAGCCAGTGCAAATGTTGGTGTTGTTGAACGTGggattcaaaaattggaccaagtTGGAAATTATGTTGGTTCAGTGAATGTGGTAGATACTACTAGAAGCATGTATGCCATTACCAAGATCATCAAGCCAATTGAATATTCCATTTCCAAACTCAATGATATGCAAGAAATTTTGGTCACCTTTTTGGTCTTGAG GTCAGATGGAAAAGAAGTAATGGTGGATAATAGATACCTCAAGGCAAACTACCCTTACCTG TGA
- the LOC122591221 gene encoding chromo domain protein LHP1-like isoform X1, protein MKGGPRRKTDQPQLHRVRSDVVSSESEQNREQQMNDAIDHRYEDEEEEDDDDDDDDEYDEDYEDQFNENEDDDEQGGRPKLAEGYYEIETVRKKRSRKGQVQYLIKWRGWPETSNTWEPVENLISCSDIIDAFEERMKSTKQKSSKKHKRKSGVALQPPPAKKKKQQPQQQQQQPPGSPPANYDVPAIKLRLLDEPLSRSSGNDPSCSKWTESSARGVRNVRKAKHVNENGSLSVSRQIDDMNEANELNVTLSELKGTASTDKENTYKPDVHIQEDQPGGVGPSNGISNVNGQNSVWVSRNCGSKRRKSSSVKRFTQDTNPVFTNDVHDAIEKIASANVGVVERGIQKLDQVGNYVGSVNVVDTTRSMYAITKIIKPIEYSISKLNDMQEILVTFLVLRSDGKEVMVDNRYLKANYPYLLINFYEQHIQYANPPE, encoded by the exons ATGAAAGGCGGACCTAGAAGAAAGACCGATCAACCACAACTGCATCGTGTTCGCAGCGACGTCGTTTCGTCCGAGTCTGAACAGAACCGTGAGCAGCAGATGAATGACGCCATCGATCATCGGTATGAggacgaagaagaagaagatgatgatgatgacgatgatgatgaatatgatgaagattatgaagatcagtttaatgaaaatgaagatgatgatgaacaaGGAGGAAGACCTAAGTTAGCTGAAGGTTATTACGAGATTGAGACCGTTCGCAAGAAAAGAAGCCGCAAG GGGCAAGTCCAGTATCTTATTAAATG GCGTGGATGGCCAGAGACATCCAACACGTGGGAGCCAGTCGAGAATTTAATCTCTTGTTCGGATATTATTGACGCATTTGAAGAAAG AATGAAGTCCACGAAACAAAAATCGAGCAAGAAACATAAACGCAAGAGTGGGGTTGCCCTTCAACCACCACCAGcaaagaagaagaagcagcaGCCACAACAACAGCAGCAACAGCCACCTGGTTCTCCACCTGCTAACTATGATGTACCCGCTATCAAGCTTAGACTCCTTGACGAACCTTTGTCACGTTCATCTGGCAATGATCCCAGCTGTAGTAAATGGACAGAAAGCAGTGCTAGAGGCGTGAGGAATGTTAGAAAGGCCAaacatgtgaatgaaaatggATCATTATCGGTCTCTAGGCAGATCGATGATATGAACGAGGCAAATGAATTGAATGTGACGCTAAGTGAACTGAAAGGTACAGCTTCAACAGATAAGGAAAACACATATAAACCTGATGTACATATTCAAGAGGATCAACCGGGTGGAGTTGGTCCTTCAAATGGGATCTCAAATGTGAATGGACAAAATTCTGTTTGGGTTAGTCGCAATTGTGGATCTAAGAGGAGGAAATCTAGTTCTGTCAAGCGGTTCACGCAAGATACGAACCCTGTCTTCACTAATGATGTGCATGATGCAATAGAAAAAATAGCCAGTGCAAATGTTGGTGTTGTTGAACGTGggattcaaaaattggaccaagtTGGAAATTATGTTGGTTCAGTGAATGTGGTAGATACTACTAGAAGCATGTATGCCATTACCAAGATCATCAAGCCAATTGAATATTCCATTTCCAAACTCAATGATATGCAAGAAATTTTGGTCACCTTTTTGGTCTTGAG GTCAGATGGAAAAGAAGTAATGGTGGATAATAGATACCTCAAGGCAAACTACCCTTACCTG TTGATCAACTTCTATGAGCAACACATTCAGTATGCAAATCCCCCTGAATGA